The following proteins come from a genomic window of Rhodoligotrophos sp. CJ14:
- a CDS encoding LysE family translocator: MLIDPASLAGFMLASIAVYLAPGADMAYIGSTAMSRGFTAGLWASFGTLSGVAIQAFATGIGISALFVASPVLFEITRWVGVAYLAYLGVKMLTSVGGERPHTRHELGRASLLVKGAAINLLNPKISLFFLAFLPQFADPSRGRMTAQLLLLGGLFTVGALIWGIIQAYAFSKAGNWLAARPSLQQWQERVTGSAMLLFAGMLAASGLRR, from the coding sequence ATGCTGATCGATCCGGCAAGTCTCGCGGGCTTCATGCTCGCATCCATTGCCGTCTATCTCGCGCCGGGCGCCGACATGGCCTATATCGGCAGCACTGCCATGAGCCGCGGCTTCACGGCGGGCCTGTGGGCATCGTTCGGAACACTCTCGGGTGTTGCCATCCAGGCTTTCGCCACCGGCATTGGCATCAGCGCGCTCTTCGTTGCTTCGCCCGTCTTGTTCGAGATCACCCGCTGGGTCGGGGTTGCCTATCTTGCCTATCTCGGCGTCAAGATGCTCACGAGCGTTGGTGGGGAGCGGCCTCATACGAGACATGAGCTCGGGCGCGCTAGCCTTCTCGTCAAAGGGGCGGCGATCAATCTGCTCAATCCAAAGATCTCCCTGTTCTTCCTGGCCTTCCTGCCGCAATTTGCCGATCCATCGCGCGGCCGGATGACGGCGCAGCTGCTCCTATTGGGTGGCTTGTTTACGGTCGGTGCCCTGATCTGGGGCATCATTCAGGCCTATGCTTTCTCGAAAGCCGGGAACTGGCTTGCCGCCCGCCCGAGCTTGCAGCAATGGCAGGAGCGGGTCACCGGCAGCGCGATGCTGCTCTTTGCCGGCATGCTTGCCGCATCCGGCTTGCGTCGTTGA
- a CDS encoding 4-oxalomesaconate tautomerase — translation MRLAVDQIRIPCVVMRGGTSRGAFFHRDDLPADPALRDAVLVAAMGSGNPLQVDGIGGGNPLTSKVAIVSTSKRPDADLDYLFAQVNVERAYVDTKPNCGNMLAAVGPYALEAGLIEARAPRTTLRIYNVNTDAVIEATVETPGGVPTYAGDCRIDGVNGTGSPVRLNFTASEGAVTGMLLPTGRAKDIIDGIEVSVIDYAVPVMFVRAEDVGLAGDETPALLNANRPLFERLEGLRLEAGRRAGLGDVSGSVLPKVAVVSKPDHEGSVRSRYFTPTTAHESYPVTGGLCLAVASCLPGTVVSEITSRRVQGTGVTGIEHPVGMLEIEIALSRKGANHSPISSASLVRTARRIFDGFVYVPRQVMEAVTAPVPNGLIHRAA, via the coding sequence ATGAGGCTTGCAGTCGATCAGATCCGCATTCCGTGTGTTGTCATGCGGGGCGGTACATCGCGCGGCGCGTTCTTCCATCGGGATGATCTGCCGGCTGACCCCGCGCTGCGGGATGCGGTGCTGGTTGCGGCCATGGGCAGCGGCAATCCCCTGCAGGTTGACGGCATCGGCGGTGGCAATCCGCTCACCAGCAAGGTTGCAATCGTCTCGACTTCAAAACGGCCGGATGCGGATCTCGACTATCTCTTCGCGCAGGTCAATGTCGAGCGGGCCTATGTGGACACCAAGCCCAATTGCGGCAACATGCTTGCCGCAGTCGGACCCTATGCGCTCGAGGCCGGCCTCATCGAGGCGCGGGCACCGCGCACCACGCTGCGCATCTATAATGTGAATACCGATGCGGTGATCGAGGCGACCGTCGAAACGCCTGGCGGCGTGCCGACTTATGCCGGCGACTGCCGGATCGATGGTGTGAACGGGACCGGCTCGCCGGTGCGGCTCAATTTCACCGCATCGGAAGGCGCTGTCACGGGCATGCTGCTGCCGACCGGCCGCGCCAAGGACATTATCGACGGGATCGAGGTCTCGGTGATCGACTATGCGGTTCCGGTGATGTTCGTGCGGGCAGAGGATGTGGGACTGGCCGGCGATGAGACGCCGGCATTGCTGAACGCGAACCGGCCGCTGTTTGAAAGGCTCGAGGGGTTGCGCCTTGAAGCAGGGCGGCGGGCAGGGCTGGGGGATGTCTCAGGCTCGGTTCTGCCGAAGGTGGCCGTCGTCTCGAAGCCCGATCATGAGGGCAGTGTGCGCTCGCGCTATTTCACCCCGACCACCGCGCATGAAAGCTATCCGGTCACCGGGGGGCTGTGCCTGGCGGTCGCCTCATGCCTTCCTGGCACGGTGGTGAGTGAGATCACATCTCGCCGGGTGCAGGGCACCGGGGTGACCGGCATCGAGCATCCGGTGGGCATGCTCGAGATCGAGATCGCGCTCAGCCGGAAAGGCGCAAACCATTCGCCGATCTCCAGCGCGTCGCTGGTGCGCACCGCAAGGCGGATTTTCGACGGGTTCGTCTACGTGCCGCGGCAGGTGATGGAGGCGGTTACAGCGCCTGTGCCGAATGGCCTTATCCATCGTGCCGCGTGA
- a CDS encoding MBL fold metallo-hydrolase: protein MRITFIGTGDAFGSGGRFNTCFQLETSAATVLIDCGASSLIAMNRLNIDRNRIDAIILSHLHGDHFGGLPFLLLECQFISQRSRPLIIAGPPGVEARVMALAEAMFPGSSTAKRSFAVDYVEIEPGSPCTICGIAVESRAVIHPSGAPATALRLECDGKVFAYSGDTEWTDVLLEIARDADLFVCECYARDREIPYHLCYGTLVERRAEFTARRMMLTHMGREMLADLSQIAFEAAEDGRVVSF from the coding sequence ATGAGGATCACATTCATCGGAACCGGAGATGCGTTCGGCAGTGGCGGGCGTTTCAACACCTGCTTCCAGCTCGAGACATCGGCTGCCACGGTGCTCATCGATTGCGGGGCATCGTCACTGATCGCCATGAACCGGCTCAATATCGATCGCAATCGGATCGATGCCATCATCCTCAGCCATCTGCACGGCGATCATTTCGGCGGCCTGCCTTTTCTCCTGCTGGAATGCCAGTTCATCTCGCAAAGAAGCCGGCCGCTCATCATCGCCGGGCCGCCCGGGGTGGAAGCTCGGGTCATGGCCCTGGCCGAGGCCATGTTCCCCGGCTCGAGCACCGCAAAGCGATCATTCGCGGTGGACTATGTGGAGATCGAGCCCGGAAGCCCTTGCACCATCTGCGGCATCGCGGTCGAAAGCCGGGCGGTGATCCATCCTTCTGGGGCGCCGGCCACCGCCTTGAGGCTCGAATGTGACGGTAAGGTGTTTGCCTATTCGGGTGACACTGAATGGACCGACGTCCTGTTGGAGATCGCCCGGGATGCCGACCTCTTCGTCTGCGAGTGCTATGCCCGGGACCGCGAGATCCCCTACCATCTCTGCTACGGGACACTTGTTGAGCGAAGGGCGGAATTCACCGCACGGCGCATGATGCTGACCCATATGGGGCGCGAGATGCTCGCCGACCTCTCACAGATCGCTTTTGAAGCAGCCGAGGATGGGCGTGTGGTCTCGTTCTAG
- the apbC gene encoding iron-sulfur cluster carrier protein ApbC yields MTDITKDQVLAQLAKVRGPDLSSNIVALGLVSEIVIRDGTVTFALTVDPARAREMEALRQAAEKAVSQIAGIQQVRVVLTADAPSERAKPAPNGAPAAGRGRTVTPPPSMIRSAPPPGGPGAASGRPVRQTGAVPGIRHIIAVASGKGGVGKSTTAVNLALALLCNGLKVGLLDADIYGPSMPRLLGVTGKPRSAGGRTLLPMEGHGLKVMSMGFLVEEDTAMIWRGPMVMSALTQMLREVAWGELDVLVVDMPPGTGDAQLTMAQQVPLSGAVIVSTPQDLALIDARKGLNMFKKVDVPVLGIIENMSYFICPKCGERSEIFGHGGARAEAQRLGLPFLGEVPLDIIMRERSDAGQPVVVSEPDSVHSAIFREIARDVWGQISEGRAVQGRKAPRIVIE; encoded by the coding sequence ATGACGGACATTACAAAAGACCAAGTGCTCGCGCAGCTCGCCAAGGTGCGCGGGCCGGACCTTTCCAGCAATATCGTCGCCTTGGGACTGGTCTCGGAGATCGTCATCCGAGATGGCACGGTCACCTTTGCCCTTACGGTTGATCCAGCGCGCGCCCGGGAGATGGAGGCGCTACGGCAGGCAGCAGAAAAGGCGGTGAGCCAGATTGCGGGCATTCAGCAGGTGCGGGTCGTGCTCACGGCCGATGCGCCATCGGAGCGCGCAAAACCCGCACCAAATGGAGCACCGGCCGCAGGTCGGGGCCGCACGGTCACACCTCCTCCCTCGATGATACGGTCAGCTCCACCTCCTGGGGGACCAGGGGCGGCGAGCGGCCGTCCGGTACGGCAGACCGGCGCCGTCCCCGGCATTCGTCACATTATTGCTGTGGCTTCGGGCAAAGGCGGTGTGGGCAAATCGACCACGGCGGTCAATCTCGCGCTGGCGCTTCTGTGCAACGGCCTCAAGGTGGGCCTGCTGGATGCGGATATCTACGGGCCGTCCATGCCCCGCCTGCTGGGTGTCACCGGCAAGCCGCGCTCTGCCGGCGGCCGCACGCTTCTGCCTATGGAGGGTCACGGGCTGAAGGTCATGTCCATGGGCTTTCTCGTCGAGGAAGACACGGCCATGATCTGGCGAGGACCGATGGTGATGTCGGCCCTCACCCAGATGCTGCGGGAGGTTGCCTGGGGCGAGCTCGATGTGCTGGTGGTGGACATGCCACCGGGAACGGGGGATGCCCAGCTCACCATGGCGCAGCAGGTGCCCCTATCGGGTGCCGTGATCGTATCGACCCCGCAGGATCTTGCCCTCATCGATGCCCGCAAGGGGCTCAATATGTTCAAAAAGGTCGACGTGCCGGTCCTCGGTATCATCGAAAATATGAGCTATTTCATCTGCCCGAAATGTGGTGAGCGGTCCGAGATCTTCGGTCATGGTGGCGCAAGGGCCGAAGCGCAAAGGCTTGGTCTGCCGTTCCTGGGCGAGGTGCCGCTTGACATCATCATGCGGGAGCGGTCCGATGCAGGGCAGCCGGTCGTGGTCTCTGAACCGGACAGCGTGCATTCGGCGATCTTCCGCGAGATTGCTCGGGATGTCTGGGGCCAGATCTCGGAAGGCCGCGCCGTTCAGGGCCGCAAGGCGCCACGCATCGTCATCGAATAG
- a CDS encoding cysteine hydrolase family protein produces MTAPKTLLDMAGAKLQAPELSRSTLVLIDYQNEYVSGALPLAGVDQAISAAAMLLEKARKAGARIIHVAHKGKPGSLFDREAERGQIIGAITPRADERVIEKALPNAFAQTELAKVIGQEGRPLVIAGFMTHMCVSSTVRAALDLGYSTTVVEAACATRDLPGVDGEPVSGRMVHRVALTELADRFALVVRDAEAFA; encoded by the coding sequence ATGACCGCTCCCAAGACCCTGCTCGATATGGCCGGCGCCAAGCTCCAAGCTCCCGAGCTTTCCCGCAGCACTCTCGTGCTCATCGATTATCAGAACGAATATGTGAGCGGCGCCTTACCGCTCGCGGGTGTGGACCAGGCGATCAGCGCGGCGGCGATGCTGCTCGAAAAGGCCCGCAAGGCCGGTGCGCGCATCATCCATGTGGCGCATAAGGGCAAGCCCGGCAGCCTCTTCGATCGGGAGGCGGAGCGCGGCCAGATCATCGGGGCGATTACGCCACGCGCGGATGAAAGGGTGATCGAAAAGGCCCTGCCAAATGCCTTTGCGCAGACAGAGCTCGCCAAAGTGATTGGACAGGAGGGACGTCCGCTCGTGATTGCGGGCTTCATGACGCATATGTGCGTGAGCTCGACAGTGCGCGCGGCCCTTGATCTCGGCTACTCCACGACGGTCGTCGAGGCTGCTTGCGCCACACGGGACTTGCCCGGCGTCGATGGCGAGCCGGTCAGCGGCCGCATGGTTCACAGGGTTGCGCTGACGGAGCTTGCCGACCGATTCGCGCTGGTGGTCAGGGATGCAGAGGCGTTCGCCTGA
- a CDS encoding universal stress protein — protein MTVLDQLKMLFGRPPVSAMAGTAAVKPRRRPPTHHEKAVQKQLDELRRRRRERFRILVCIDGSEEANEALRMAAYLGRPDECDIILLYVRHVDHGLASGGLQVRVARQNMLDWGIELPGIRDLREGLELLKSEGMTLEGWTYSIAHTDVWGDPLGDNKVEYRDETTGRSIVLKLKTAPDTASGILDQYELGPYNLMILGESSRWHSEFRSIFFGGSVVQKVAMLAPCSVLVARKGSHQKTGFFICTDGSARSTDGVKRAAVLAKTCGAPITLFAVAPTLKGRPFAREAVENARALLKSMRIEVAHVKVAVGDPAEQIVRHGANYKLIVVSDEGRTRLQRVFKGSVSYEVVRDARTSVLDVR, from the coding sequence ATGACTGTGCTCGACCAGCTCAAGATGCTGTTTGGCCGGCCCCCCGTTTCCGCCATGGCGGGCACCGCGGCGGTCAAGCCGCGACGCCGCCCGCCAACCCATCACGAGAAGGCCGTCCAGAAGCAGCTCGATGAGCTGCGCCGGCGGCGGCGCGAGCGCTTTCGCATTCTCGTCTGCATTGACGGCTCAGAAGAGGCGAATGAAGCGCTCCGCATGGCCGCCTATCTCGGCCGCCCCGATGAATGCGACATCATCCTGCTCTATGTCCGCCATGTGGACCACGGGCTTGCCTCGGGTGGATTGCAGGTCCGTGTGGCCCGCCAGAACATGCTCGATTGGGGCATTGAGCTGCCCGGCATCCGCGATCTGCGCGAGGGGCTGGAGCTGCTCAAATCCGAAGGCATGACGCTCGAGGGCTGGACATACTCGATCGCGCATACGGATGTGTGGGGTGATCCCCTCGGCGACAACAAGGTCGAATACCGTGACGAGACCACCGGGCGCAGTATCGTTCTGAAACTCAAGACGGCGCCGGACACCGCGAGTGGCATTCTCGACCAATATGAGCTCGGCCCTTACAACTTGATGATCCTGGGCGAATCGTCCCGCTGGCACAGCGAATTCCGGTCCATATTCTTCGGCGGCAGCGTGGTGCAGAAGGTTGCCATGCTGGCACCCTGTTCGGTTCTGGTGGCACGCAAGGGCAGCCATCAGAAAACCGGCTTCTTCATCTGCACCGATGGCAGCGCGCGTTCGACCGACGGCGTCAAGCGTGCTGCCGTGCTCGCCAAGACCTGTGGTGCACCGATCACCCTTTTCGCAGTCGCCCCTACCCTCAAGGGCCGCCCCTTTGCCCGCGAGGCGGTGGAGAATGCTCGCGCGCTGCTGAAATCCATGCGCATCGAGGTGGCTCATGTCAAAGTCGCCGTCGGCGATCCGGCCGAGCAGATCGTCCGCCATGGCGCCAATTACAAGCTGATCGTCGTCTCCGATGAGGGGCGCACCCGCCTGCAGCGGGTGTTCAAGGGCTCCGTCTCTTATGAGGTTGTGCGCGACGCCCGCACCTCGGTGCTCGATGTGCGGTGA
- a CDS encoding glutathione S-transferase family protein has protein sequence MKLFEEGRAPNPRRVRIFLAEKGVEIEHVQVDINEKAHLTEEMLRLNPMGRLPFLLLDDGRVIAETIAICRYFEELKPEPPLFGTDAFDKAAVEMWQRRVEQRLLDPVSHAFRHTNPKMAPLEQPQFPEWGAANRDKAAWMLNFLNRELAQRPFIAGDKFSVADITTLVAVDFMKLAKLALTDDHLQLKDWHERVSSRPSAKA, from the coding sequence GTGAAGCTGTTCGAGGAAGGCCGGGCGCCGAACCCGCGGCGTGTTCGCATTTTTCTCGCTGAAAAGGGCGTAGAGATCGAGCACGTTCAGGTCGACATCAATGAAAAGGCGCATCTCACCGAGGAGATGCTGCGGCTCAATCCTATGGGTCGGCTCCCATTCCTGTTGCTGGATGACGGGCGGGTCATCGCCGAGACGATCGCCATCTGCCGCTACTTCGAAGAGCTCAAGCCGGAGCCGCCGCTGTTTGGCACCGATGCTTTCGACAAGGCGGCAGTCGAGATGTGGCAGCGGCGGGTCGAACAGCGTCTACTTGATCCGGTATCGCATGCTTTCAGACATACGAATCCAAAGATGGCGCCTCTCGAACAGCCGCAATTTCCCGAATGGGGGGCTGCCAATCGCGACAAGGCGGCATGGATGCTGAACTTCCTCAATCGCGAGCTCGCGCAGCGGCCATTCATCGCGGGAGATAAGTTCTCGGTGGCCGATATCACCACACTTGTGGCGGTCGATTTCATGAAACTGGCCAAATTGGCGCTTACCGACGATCACCTGCAGCTGAAGGACTGGCATGAACGCGTCTCCTCCCGCCCGAGCGCCAAAGCATGA
- a CDS encoding IclR family transcriptional regulator — translation MNMIARVSTEEERRRLEVLVPSKDVLRASGQVQSLSRALKLLNSLSHHPQGLSLSEVAQEVGLPTSTAHRLLTTLQNERFVRFDQERSTWLVGVQSFRVGSAFVRSRDIAAIARPFMRRLMEQAGETVNLAIYDRSEVVYIAQVECQKAMRVVSGPGARALLHASACGKVLMAHMNESDACRIYMGQELRRETPNTLTTIDALRREMAAIRNRGFAIDNEETAVGLRCLASLIHDEHGAALAALSVSGPTARITDGRLTSLGLAVKAIAAEITAEVGGRSLP, via the coding sequence ATGAACATGATAGCCAGAGTGTCGACTGAGGAAGAGCGGCGGCGCCTCGAAGTTCTCGTGCCGAGCAAAGACGTTTTGAGGGCTTCGGGTCAGGTGCAATCGCTCAGCCGCGCGCTGAAGCTGCTCAACTCGCTATCCCATCATCCGCAGGGGCTGTCGCTCAGCGAGGTGGCGCAAGAGGTTGGATTGCCGACATCGACCGCGCATCGCCTGCTCACCACCCTCCAGAATGAGCGCTTCGTCCGCTTCGACCAGGAGCGCTCGACCTGGCTCGTCGGCGTGCAATCCTTCCGGGTGGGTTCGGCCTTCGTACGCTCGCGAGACATTGCCGCGATTGCCCGGCCATTCATGCGGCGGCTGATGGAGCAGGCGGGAGAAACGGTCAATCTCGCGATCTATGACCGCAGCGAGGTCGTCTATATCGCTCAAGTCGAGTGCCAGAAGGCGATGCGGGTGGTATCGGGACCGGGCGCACGCGCGCTGCTTCATGCGTCAGCCTGCGGCAAAGTGCTCATGGCGCATATGAATGAGAGCGATGCCTGCCGCATCTATATGGGGCAGGAGCTGCGGCGGGAGACGCCGAACACGCTGACCACCATTGATGCGCTGCGCCGCGAGATGGCGGCGATCCGCAATCGCGGCTTTGCCATCGACAATGAGGAGACTGCGGTCGGGCTGCGGTGTCTTGCCAGCCTGATCCATGACGAGCACGGGGCAGCGCTCGCGGCGCTCTCCGTATCGGGCCCCACCGCTCGCATCACTGATGGCCGGCTGACCAGTCTTGGGCTTGCGGTGAAGGCGATTGCAGCAGAGATTACCGCCGAGGTCGGCGGGCGGTCCTTGCCGTAA
- a CDS encoding M20/M25/M40 family metallo-hydrolase: protein MSDIPSSVLSHIDQGLDASLGRLFDVLRIPSVSTDPAYAEHCERAARWLEAELGGLGFEASVRPTPGRPMVVAHYNAAGGANAPRVLFYGHYDVQPPDPLDRWTSPPFEPRIVTGADGGRQIVARGAADDKGQFMTFIEAARAWIAAEGKLPVNVTILLEGEEETGSPSLLPFLKANAEELKADVALVCDTNMWDAQTPAISTRLRGLVMDEVTITAPAIDLHSGLYGGPARNPIRVLTRILAGLHDDQGRVTLPGFYDGVEELPPEISAQWKSLHFSAETFLGEIGLSVPAGEQDRSVLEQLWSRPTCDVNGIWGGYTAAGSKTVIPSKASAKVSFRLVGKQDPLKIREAFREYVQASLPEDCKAEFIGYGASPAIEIPTDNPQLTKAAEALKEEFGRPAVMMGCGGSIPIVGAFRAMLGMDSLLIGFGLPNDRIHSPNEKYDVASFHHGIRSWARILGKLKM, encoded by the coding sequence ATGTCAGATATACCTTCATCCGTGTTGTCTCATATTGACCAGGGCTTGGACGCAAGCCTTGGCCGGCTGTTCGATGTGCTCCGCATTCCGAGCGTCTCGACCGACCCCGCCTATGCGGAGCACTGCGAGCGCGCAGCAAGGTGGCTCGAGGCCGAGCTTGGCGGGCTTGGCTTCGAGGCCTCGGTCAGGCCGACACCGGGACGTCCCATGGTGGTTGCCCATTATAACGCCGCGGGCGGGGCGAACGCTCCGCGCGTCCTGTTTTATGGACATTATGACGTGCAGCCACCGGACCCGCTGGACAGGTGGACGAGCCCGCCCTTCGAGCCGCGAATAGTCACGGGGGCAGACGGGGGCCGGCAGATCGTCGCCCGTGGCGCGGCCGATGATAAGGGTCAGTTCATGACCTTCATCGAGGCGGCGCGCGCTTGGATCGCCGCCGAGGGCAAGCTGCCGGTCAATGTGACCATCCTGCTCGAAGGCGAGGAGGAAACCGGCAGCCCAAGCCTTCTGCCGTTCCTCAAAGCGAATGCTGAGGAGCTCAAGGCGGATGTGGCGCTGGTGTGCGATACCAATATGTGGGATGCGCAGACACCTGCCATTTCGACCCGGCTACGCGGCCTCGTCATGGACGAGGTGACGATTACCGCACCGGCGATCGATCTCCATTCGGGGCTTTATGGCGGTCCGGCCCGCAACCCGATCCGGGTGCTCACGCGCATTCTCGCCGGCCTTCATGATGATCAGGGCCGGGTCACGCTGCCCGGCTTCTATGACGGGGTCGAGGAGCTGCCGCCCGAAATCAGCGCGCAATGGAAATCGCTTCATTTCTCGGCCGAAACGTTCCTCGGCGAAATCGGCCTCAGCGTTCCCGCGGGTGAGCAGGATCGCTCCGTTCTGGAACAGCTGTGGTCGCGGCCGACCTGCGATGTCAACGGCATCTGGGGCGGCTATACCGCGGCCGGCTCAAAGACGGTGATCCCGTCCAAGGCATCGGCCAAGGTCTCGTTCCGGCTGGTCGGCAAGCAGGACCCGCTCAAAATCAGGGAAGCGTTCCGCGAGTATGTGCAGGCGTCTCTGCCTGAGGATTGCAAGGCCGAGTTCATCGGCTATGGCGCGAGCCCGGCGATCGAGATCCCCACGGATAATCCGCAGCTCACCAAGGCTGCCGAGGCGCTGAAAGAGGAGTTCGGCCGGCCCGCGGTGATGATGGGCTGCGGCGGATCTATTCCGATCGTCGGCGCCTTCCGGGCCATGCTCGGCATGGATAGCCTACTCATCGGATTCGGCTTGCCGAACGACCGGATCCACAGCCCGAACGAGAAGTATGACGTCGCGAGCTTCCATCACGGCATCCGCAGCTGGGCGCGAATTCTCGGTAAGCTGAAGATGTAA
- a CDS encoding SLC13 family permease: MSATMSSMTLARDSLQAHEPSAGWSTWLVRQGYQRLLVLRAQIDLYYFWEKRWFFFVLGFGALMLSLAPPHGLSQEGWVMLIMSGAATVLFITHPVPLPTVALLIIVGQVLLVGVDSDIVAGNLMTDSVLFIMGSLMLAVAVVKQKLDKRIAWSIVRITGTRTVNVCFGISAVCGLMASFIGEHTVAAMMLPVGITLISLTAQNPARIRNLSAFILFSIVFGCTTAGIGTPSGGARNAIMIGYWQEFFYNPANPATRRYVIDYLTWMLYGYPLFIAQLLFVTPILYFTFRPERQDLSRAVAKLRLQIELDGPMTPGAWLSVFIFILIMIGWITASQLIGMGTVALLGTCAFLVTGLVKWEDINSGVNWGVVLLYAAAISLGVEMQTTGAASWLADQVFALFAPIGLGSGLGLLAGVAILTAAVANTMAPGAAVAVLGPIVLKLAGPTGADPIQIGFITAFASAFAYLAVASSPASTIVFSSGYLKISDFLRVGWRMALMSMILLLLQAEFLWPLIDHWR, translated from the coding sequence ATGTCCGCCACCATGTCGAGCATGACACTGGCCCGCGACAGCTTGCAAGCGCATGAGCCATCCGCCGGATGGTCGACTTGGCTTGTCCGCCAGGGCTATCAGCGTCTGCTCGTCCTGCGCGCCCAGATCGACCTTTATTATTTCTGGGAGAAGCGGTGGTTCTTCTTCGTGCTCGGCTTCGGCGCGCTGATGCTGTCTTTGGCACCGCCCCACGGCCTGAGCCAGGAAGGCTGGGTGATGCTGATCATGTCCGGTGCGGCAACCGTGCTGTTCATCACCCACCCGGTGCCGCTGCCAACCGTCGCCCTGCTCATCATCGTGGGCCAGGTGCTGCTGGTCGGTGTCGATTCCGACATCGTCGCCGGCAATCTGATGACCGATTCCGTCCTGTTCATCATGGGCTCGCTCATGTTGGCCGTGGCTGTCGTGAAGCAGAAGCTCGACAAGCGCATCGCTTGGAGCATCGTGCGGATCACCGGCACCCGCACCGTGAATGTATGCTTCGGAATTTCCGCGGTCTGTGGCCTGATGGCCTCCTTCATTGGTGAGCACACGGTGGCTGCGATGATGCTGCCCGTGGGGATAACCCTCATTTCGCTCACCGCGCAGAACCCGGCGCGCATCCGCAATTTGAGTGCCTTCATCCTTTTTTCGATCGTGTTCGGCTGCACCACCGCTGGCATCGGCACCCCATCCGGCGGCGCGCGCAACGCGATCATGATCGGCTATTGGCAGGAATTCTTCTATAACCCCGCCAATCCTGCGACCCGGCGCTATGTGATCGACTATCTGACCTGGATGCTCTACGGCTATCCGCTGTTCATCGCCCAGCTCCTGTTCGTAACGCCGATCCTCTACTTCACTTTCCGGCCTGAACGTCAGGATCTTTCCCGGGCGGTGGCCAAGCTGCGCCTCCAGATCGAGCTCGATGGGCCCATGACCCCCGGCGCATGGCTTTCCGTGTTCATTTTCATTCTCATCATGATCGGCTGGATCACCGCATCCCAGCTCATCGGCATGGGAACGGTCGCCCTGCTCGGCACCTGCGCTTTCCTGGTGACCGGCCTGGTGAAATGGGAAGACATCAATTCCGGCGTGAACTGGGGCGTCGTGTTGCTCTATGCCGCAGCGATTTCCTTAGGGGTGGAGATGCAGACCACTGGCGCTGCAAGCTGGCTTGCCGACCAGGTCTTCGCCCTCTTCGCGCCAATCGGCCTGGGCAGCGGCTTGGGGCTTTTGGCGGGCGTGGCGATTCTCACCGCTGCGGTTGCCAATACCATGGCCCCGGGCGCTGCCGTTGCGGTTCTAGGCCCCATTGTTCTGAAGCTTGCCGGGCCAACAGGCGCCGATCCGATCCAGATCGGTTTCATCACGGCATTCGCCTCCGCCTTTGCCTATCTGGCGGTCGCAAGCTCGCCCGCCTCCACCATTGTCTTCTCCTCGGGCTATCTGAAAATCTCGGATTTCCTGCGCGTTGGCTGGCGCATGGCTCTGATGTCGATGATCCTGCTTTTGCTGCAGGCCGAATTCTTATGGCCGCTCATCGATCACTGGCGCTAA
- a CDS encoding alpha/beta hydrolase, with product MPHLTHDAAIMADGYRLPMKVWRARRPEAVIIAVHGFNAYSGDFALAAPWFAKRGVTVYAYDQRGFGNTAQRGVWPGSDVMVDDLQTITRLIKARHRGVPVYVLGTSMGGAVTMVALTKGLDVDGAILVAPAIWGWQAMNPLYKGALWIAAHTIPGKTATGSGLDIWPTDNMAVLREMSKDNLYIRDTRFDAVYGLVTLMDEAYSAAPAISRPVLYLYGAHDQLVPKAPTAAVMASLRGPHTIGYYAEGWHMLLHDKQRLTVYRDILAWMKHRAAPLPSQSTVTPDLITQRIR from the coding sequence GTGCCGCATCTCACCCACGATGCCGCCATTATGGCAGATGGCTATCGGCTGCCGATGAAGGTGTGGCGAGCGCGCCGGCCCGAGGCGGTGATCATCGCCGTGCATGGCTTCAATGCCTATAGCGGCGACTTTGCACTGGCCGCACCCTGGTTTGCCAAGCGCGGCGTGACGGTCTACGCCTATGATCAGCGCGGTTTCGGCAATACCGCCCAGCGGGGCGTGTGGCCGGGAAGCGATGTGATGGTGGACGATCTCCAGACCATCACGCGGCTGATCAAGGCGCGCCATCGCGGCGTTCCGGTCTATGTGCTCGGCACCTCGATGGGCGGCGCGGTGACCATGGTGGCCCTCACCAAAGGGCTCGATGTGGATGGAGCCATTCTGGTTGCGCCGGCGATCTGGGGGTGGCAGGCCATGAACCCGCTCTATAAGGGCGCGCTGTGGATCGCCGCTCATACCATACCGGGAAAGACCGCGACCGGCAGCGGCCTCGACATATGGCCAACGGACAACATGGCCGTATTGCGGGAGATGTCCAAGGACAATCTCTATATCCGTGATACCCGGTTCGATGCCGTCTATGGGCTGGTCACGTTGATGGATGAGGCCTATTCCGCCGCACCGGCCATATCGAGACCCGTGCTCTATCTCTATGGCGCGCATGATCAACTGGTTCCGAAGGCACCCACCGCTGCAGTAATGGCTTCCCTGCGGGGGCCGCACACCATCGGCTATTATGCCGAGGGCTGGCACATGCTGCTGCACGACAAGCAACGGCTTACCGTCTATCGTGACATTCTCGCCTGGATGAAGCATAGGGCGGCGCCGCTGCCCTCCCAGAGCACCGTCACGCCAGATCTCATCACGCAGCGCATCAGATAG